The following proteins are co-located in the Salvelinus namaycush isolate Seneca chromosome 31, SaNama_1.0, whole genome shotgun sequence genome:
- the sec31a gene encoding protein transport protein Sec31A isoform X6, producing MKLKEINRTAIQSWSPAQHHPVYLAAGTSAQQLDASFSTSASLEIFELDLAEPSLDMKLRGAYSSSHRYHKLAWGPHGMDAQGLPSGVLIAGGENGDVILYDPAKIIAGHSDVVIAQSNKHSGPVRALDVNSFQTNLVASGGNESEIYIWDLNNFGSPMTPGPKTQPLEDISCVAWNRQVQHILASASPSGRASIWDLRKNDLIIKVSDHSNRMHCSGLEWNPEVATQLVLASEDDRMPVIQIWDLRFATSPLKVLENHTRGVLAIAWSLADPELLLSCGKDNRILCWNPNTAEVLYELPTSTQWCFDIQWCPRNPAVLSAAAFDGHISIYSIMGGSSQAFSQTQADTISTSFGNMDPFGMGQTLPPLQLSQAPPASTTITPLKKPPKWIRRPVGASFAFGGKLVSLENIKPNPQQPTAHVVYISQVITETTFLERSAHLQATLAAGSFIDFCQEKMDSAQNEFEKTVWSFLKVNFESDARGKYLKLLGYKKEELAAKIAAALEGEPIQPEEVDLEAVSDLTNLQPVPGFDPTSTIPSLQSAVQLDLAPPVPTLQPLADPGLPPEDAFDLIAATNLQPAAELELTPAPEPEAENPFDLIAAANLQPAAELELTPAPEPEAENPFDLIAAANLQPAAELELTPAPEPEAEDPFDLITAANLQQAAELEVTGALEPLAAEVDLTEALGAETITQEEMPVNEEIPLEEEAAPPVEASLPGETPVPEGIKLRVSQGVDGLITQALLTGDFQGAVDLCLHDNRMADSIILAIAGGAELLEKTQRKYFTKTHSKITKLISAVVMGDWRDVLQTCELQNWKEALAAVMTYAQPGEFSSLCDLLGCRLEAVEDSTLQAQACLCYICAGNVEKLVSCWTRAQDGHCPLSLQDLVEKVVVLRKAVEQTQESGPSAVGLLLGERMSQYASLLASQGSLTNAIAYLPQNTEQVEVQQLRDRLSRALGQQAPAAAPVAQPQLPSPQPTAAQPRQLFTPAQPSMVSQQPAPAPVPAAATAPQQYYQPVRSASTVTSWSNQTPTALPSVPPHLGPATTEPQVQPTPPMYGMPPSGSAAPPASSSAAYPPMYSHQYQPYPPASQYNRGTGGPAIYSPLQYSAPPPPSFSSSSPQAPAPGFMPQYTQQPLYPPPSMGQPVSSAPPFSPPPLSSGASFQHGGPGSPASYMPPLPPTGSSEGYNPDTTCFMEGEGPQNGWNDPPTLNRVPKKKKVPENYTPPSPITAPIFSPLGAGDPQQPPYMPPGQAQNQAPYQGMQQQTAPPPMNPGMLKTRGGSVEGAPGAPTGDIIQPLQSIPAEKITMKPIPDEHLVLKNTFEGLIHKCLAAATDPQTKRKLDDANKRLEALYDKLREQTLSPAIIGGLHNMVQCIESRSYVESLNIHTHIVSSSNFSETSAFMPVLKVVLTQANKLGV from the exons ATACCACAAGCTGGCGTGGGGTCCCCACGGCATGGATGCACAGGGTCTCCCGTCTGGAGTGCTCATCGCAGGGGGAGAGAACGGCGACGTCATTCTTTACGACCCGGCCAAGATCATTGCTGGACACAGTGACGTTGTCATCGCTCAGAGTAACAAACACAGCGGGCCAGTCAGAGCCCTTGATGTCAACTCCTTCCAG ACCAACCTGGTGGCTTCAGGAGGTAATGAATCAGAGATCTACATCTGGGACCTAAACAACTTTGGCTCCCCGATGACACCAGGCCCTAAAACTCAG CCTCTAGAGGACATCAGCTGTGTGGCGTGGAACAGGCAGGTCCAACACATCCTGGCCTCGGCCAGCCCCAGCGGCCGCGCCTCCATCTGGGACCTCCGCAAGAACGACCTCATCATCAAAGTCAGCGACCACAGCAACAGG atgcaTTGCTCTGGGCTAGAGTGGAACCCTGAGGTGGCTACTCAGCTGGTGCTGGCCTCGGAGGATGACCGGATGCCAGTGATCCAGATCTGGGACCTGCGTTTTGCCACCTCCCCTCTCAAAGTCCTGGAGAACCACACACG GGGTGTCCTGGCCATCGCTTGGAGCCTGGCGGACCCTGAGCTGCTACTGAGCTGCGGGAAAGACAACAGAATCCTCTGCTGGAACCCCAACACCGccgag GTGCTGTATGAGCTGCCTACCAGTACCCAGTGGTGCTTTGACATCCAGTGGTGTCCCAGGAACCCAGCGGTGCTGTCGGCTGCAGCCTTCGACGGACACATCAGCATCTACTCCATCATGGGGGGCAGCAGCCAGGCTTTCAGCCAGACACAGGCAGACACG ATCAGCACGTCATTTGGCAATATGGATCCATTTGGGATGGGACAGACCCTGCCCCCCCTGCAGCTTTCCCAGGCCCCGCCCGcctccaccaccatcaccccccTGAAAAAGCCCCCCAAGTGGATCCGCAGGCCCGTGGGGGCCTCCTTCGCT TTTGGTGGTAAGCTGGTGTCGTTGGAGAACATCAAGCCCAACCCCCAGCAGCCTACGGCCCATGTGGTTTACATTAGTCAGGTGATTACGGAGACGACCTTCCTGGAGCGCTCTGCCCACCTGCAGGCCACACTGGCTGCAGGCAGCTTCATTGACTTCTGCCAGGAGAAGATGGACTCTGCCCAGAACGAGTTTGAGAAGACCGTCTGGTCTTTCCTGAAG GTGAACTTTGAGAGTGACGCTCGCGGAAAATACCTGAAGCTTTTGGGATACAAGAAGGAGGAGCTAGCAGCGAAG ATTGCAGCAGCATTAGAGGGAGAACCTATTCAGCCCGAGGAG GTGGACTTAGAGGCTGTATCCGACCTCACCAACCTGCAGCCAGTACCCGGCTTCGACCCGACGTCAACAATTCCCAGTCTGCAGTCGGCAGTCCAGCTGGACCTGGCTCCTCCTGTCCCCACCTTGCAGCCTCTAGCAGACCCTGGACTCCCGCCTGAAGACGCATTTGACCTCATCGCTGCTACAAATCTCCAGCCAGCAGCGGAACTGGAACTCACACCTGCTCCGGAACCAGAAGCGGAAAATCCATTTGACCTCATCGCTGCTGCAAATCTCCAGCCAGCAGCGGAACTGGAACTCACACCTGCTCCGGAACCAGAAGCGGAAAATCCATTTGACCTCATCGCTGCTGCAAATCTCCAGCCAGCAGCGGAACTGGAACTCACACCTGCTCCGGAACCAGAAGCGGAAGATCCATTTGACCTCATCACTGCTGCAAACCTCCAGCAAGCAGCGGAACTGGAAGTGACAGGAGCTCTGGAACCATTGGCAGCAGAAGTAGACCTGACAGAGGCCCTTGGAGCTGAGACCATCACCCAGGAAGAGATGCCAGTAAATGAAGAGATTCCTCTGGAGGAG GAAGCGGCTCCACCAGTAGAGGCCAGCCTGCCAGGGGAGACCCCAGTCCCAGAGGGCATTAAACTCCGCGTCAGTCAAG GCGTGGATGGCCTGATCACCCAGGCCCTGCTGACGGGGGACTTCCAGGGCGCAGTGGACCTCTGTCTCCATGACAACCGCATGGCTGACAGCATCATCCTGGCCATCGCCGGAGGGGCGGAGCTTCTGGAGAAAACACAGAGGAAGTACTTCACCAAGACTCACAGCAAGATCACCAAG CTGATCAGTGCGGTGGTGATGGGGGACTGGCGTGACGTGCTGCAGACCTGTGAGCTGCAGAACTGGAAGGAGGCTCTGGCTGCAGTCATGACCTACGCTCAGCCCGGGGAGTTCTCCTCTCTGTGTG ACCTGCTGGGCTGCAGACTGGAGGCTGTGGAGGACAGCACGCTGCAGGCTCAGGCTTGTCTGTGTTACATCTGCGCTGGCAACGTGGAGAAACTGGTGTCCTGCTGGACCAGAGCACAGGACGGacactgccctctctctctgcag GACCTGGTCGAGAAGGTGGTGGTGCTCCGCAAGGCAGTAGAGCAGACCCAGGAGTCTGGTCCCTCTGCTGTGGGGCTTCTACTGGGAGAGAGGATGAGTCAGTATGCCAGCCTGCTGGCCTCGCAGGGCAGCCTCACCAACGCCATCGCATACCTGCCCCAGAACACAGAGCAG GTTGAGGTGCAGCAGCTGCGTGACCGTCTCAGCAGAGCTCTGGGTCAACAGGCTCCTGCTGCAGCCCCGGTAGCCCAACCCCAACTCCCATCCCCTCAGCCCACAGCTGCCCAGCCCAGGCAGCTCTTCACCCCTGCCCAGCCTTCTATGGTGTCCCAGCAGCCCGCTCCAGCCCCTGTGCCTGCCGCTGCCACCGCACCGCAACAGTATTACCAGCCG gTGAGGTCTGCCTCTACAGTTACCTCCTGGAGTAACCAAACTCCCACAGCTCTCCCCAGTGTCCCTCCTCATCTAGGCCCTGCCACCACAGAgccccag GTTCAGCCGACACCCCCCATGTATGGGATGCCTCCCTCTGGGTCAGCTGCTCCCCCAGCCTCCTCGTCTGCTGCGTACCCCCCCATGTACTCACATCAGTACCAGC CCTACCCTCCAGCCAGCCAGTACAACCGTGGCACTGGTGGCCCAGCTATCTATTCGCCTCTCCAGtactctgctcctcctcctccttccttctcttcctcctcaccccaAGCCCCAGCTCCAGGCTTCATGCCCCAATACACCCAACAACCCCTTTACCCACCTCCTTCCATGGGCCAGCCTGTGTCCTCcgctcctcctttctctcctcctccgctGTCATCTGGAGCGTCTTTCCAACATGGCGGACCGGGGTCACCCGCCTCGTACATGCCGCCGCTCCCACCAACCGGATCCTCAG AGGGATATAATCCAGACACTACCTGTTTCATGGAAGGTGAAG GCCCTCAGAATGGCTGGAACGACCCGCCTACCCTGAACAGAGTGCCAAAGAAGAAGAAG GTTCCAGAGAACTACACGCCTCCTTCCCCCATCACGGCCCCCATCTTTTCTCCCCTCGGTGCCGGGGACCCCCAGCAGCCCCCTTATATGCCTCCAGGCCAGGCCCAGAACCAGGCCCCCTACCAGGGCATGCAGCAGCAGACGGCCCCCCCACCCATGAACCCTGGCATGCTCAAGACACGTGGAGGAAGTGTGGAGGGAGCGCCCGGAGCCCCGACCGGAGATATCATACAG CCGCTGCAGTCCATCCCTGCTGAGAAGATCACCATGAAGCCCATCCCTGATGAGCACCTGGTCCTGAAAAACACCTTTGAGGGCCTCATCCACAAGTGCTTGGCTGCTGCCACCGATCCT CAAACCAAGAGGAAGCTGGATGACGCCAACAAACGCCTTGAGGCCCTCTACGACAAGCTACGAGAGCAGACC CTCTCCCCAGCCATCATAGGGGGCCTGCACAACATGGTGCAGTGCATCGAGTCTCGATCCTACGTGGAGAGCCTcaacatccacacacacatagTGAGCAGCAGCAACTTCAGCGAGACGTCTGCTTTCATGCCTGTGCTCAAGGTGGTGCTGACACAAGCCAACAAACTGGGGGTCTGA
- the sec31a gene encoding protein transport protein Sec31A isoform X4, with protein sequence MKLKEINRTAIQSWSPAQHHPVYLAAGTSAQQLDASFSTSASLEIFELDLAEPSLDMKLRGAYSSSHRYHKLAWGPHGMDAQGLPSGVLIAGGENGDVILYDPAKIIAGHSDVVIAQSNKHSGPVRALDVNSFQTNLVASGGNESEIYIWDLNNFGSPMTPGPKTQPLEDISCVAWNRQVQHILASASPSGRASIWDLRKNDLIIKVSDHSNRMHCSGLEWNPEVATQLVLASEDDRMPVIQIWDLRFATSPLKVLENHTRGVLAIAWSLADPELLLSCGKDNRILCWNPNTAEVLYELPTSTQWCFDIQWCPRNPAVLSAAAFDGHISIYSIMGGSSQAFSQTQADTISTSFGNMDPFGMGQTLPPLQLSQAPPASTTITPLKKPPKWIRRPVGASFAFGGKLVSLENIKPNPQQPTAHVVYISQVITETTFLERSAHLQATLAAGSFIDFCQEKMDSAQNEFEKTVWSFLKVNFESDARGKYLKLLGYKKEELAAKIAAALEGEPIQPEEPAPAPAPTSDPEPGVVPIPAPQLNTEPEVLPPVPEAAAVEPTPEPPLEPALQPEPGPQPELAPPPSGDLSASDPMPVLQSEPVLTLDLSAEPQLLAPVAPVALLPESDPTLAPTLAPPALAPPADLQQAPMFDPTASFTLQPPTEFNQVNSLPVSEFDQVDLEAVSDLTNLQPVPGFDPTSTIPSLQSAVQLDLAPPVPTLQPLADPGLPPEDAFDLIAATNLQPAAELELTPAPEPEAENPFDLIAAANLQPAAELELTPAPEPEAENPFDLIAAANLQPAAELELTPAPEPEAEDPFDLITAANLQQAAELEVTGALEPLAAEVDLTEALGAETITQEEMPVNEEIPLEEEAAPPVEASLPGETPVPEGIKLRVSQGVDGLITQALLTGDFQGAVDLCLHDNRMADSIILAIAGGAELLEKTQRKYFTKTHSKITKLISAVVMGDWRDVLQTCELQNWKEALAAVMTYAQPGEFSSLCDLLGCRLEAVEDSTLQAQACLCYICAGNVEKLVSCWTRAQDGHCPLSLQDLVEKVVVLRKAVEQTQESGPSAVGLLLGERMSQYASLLASQGSLTNAIAYLPQNTEQVEVQQLRDRLSRALGQQAPAAAPVAQPQLPSPQPTAAQPRQLFTPAQPSMVSQQPAPAPVPAAATAPQQYYQPVQPTPPMYGMPPSGSAAPPASSSAAYPPMYSHQYQPYPPASQYNRGTGGPAIYSPLQYSAPPPPSFSSSSPQAPAPGFMPQYTQQPLYPPPSMGQPVSSAPPFSPPPLSSGASFQHGGPGSPASYMPPLPPTGSSEGYNPDTTCFMEGEGPQNGWNDPPTLNRVPKKKKVPENYTPPSPITAPIFSPLGAGDPQQPPYMPPGQAQNQAPYQGMQQQTAPPPMNPGMLKTRGGSVEGAPGAPTGDIIQPLQSIPAEKITMKPIPDEHLVLKNTFEGLIHKCLAAATDPQTKRKLDDANKRLEALYDKLREQTLSPAIIGGLHNMVQCIESRSYVESLNIHTHIVSSSNFSETSAFMPVLKVVLTQANKLGV encoded by the exons ATACCACAAGCTGGCGTGGGGTCCCCACGGCATGGATGCACAGGGTCTCCCGTCTGGAGTGCTCATCGCAGGGGGAGAGAACGGCGACGTCATTCTTTACGACCCGGCCAAGATCATTGCTGGACACAGTGACGTTGTCATCGCTCAGAGTAACAAACACAGCGGGCCAGTCAGAGCCCTTGATGTCAACTCCTTCCAG ACCAACCTGGTGGCTTCAGGAGGTAATGAATCAGAGATCTACATCTGGGACCTAAACAACTTTGGCTCCCCGATGACACCAGGCCCTAAAACTCAG CCTCTAGAGGACATCAGCTGTGTGGCGTGGAACAGGCAGGTCCAACACATCCTGGCCTCGGCCAGCCCCAGCGGCCGCGCCTCCATCTGGGACCTCCGCAAGAACGACCTCATCATCAAAGTCAGCGACCACAGCAACAGG atgcaTTGCTCTGGGCTAGAGTGGAACCCTGAGGTGGCTACTCAGCTGGTGCTGGCCTCGGAGGATGACCGGATGCCAGTGATCCAGATCTGGGACCTGCGTTTTGCCACCTCCCCTCTCAAAGTCCTGGAGAACCACACACG GGGTGTCCTGGCCATCGCTTGGAGCCTGGCGGACCCTGAGCTGCTACTGAGCTGCGGGAAAGACAACAGAATCCTCTGCTGGAACCCCAACACCGccgag GTGCTGTATGAGCTGCCTACCAGTACCCAGTGGTGCTTTGACATCCAGTGGTGTCCCAGGAACCCAGCGGTGCTGTCGGCTGCAGCCTTCGACGGACACATCAGCATCTACTCCATCATGGGGGGCAGCAGCCAGGCTTTCAGCCAGACACAGGCAGACACG ATCAGCACGTCATTTGGCAATATGGATCCATTTGGGATGGGACAGACCCTGCCCCCCCTGCAGCTTTCCCAGGCCCCGCCCGcctccaccaccatcaccccccTGAAAAAGCCCCCCAAGTGGATCCGCAGGCCCGTGGGGGCCTCCTTCGCT TTTGGTGGTAAGCTGGTGTCGTTGGAGAACATCAAGCCCAACCCCCAGCAGCCTACGGCCCATGTGGTTTACATTAGTCAGGTGATTACGGAGACGACCTTCCTGGAGCGCTCTGCCCACCTGCAGGCCACACTGGCTGCAGGCAGCTTCATTGACTTCTGCCAGGAGAAGATGGACTCTGCCCAGAACGAGTTTGAGAAGACCGTCTGGTCTTTCCTGAAG GTGAACTTTGAGAGTGACGCTCGCGGAAAATACCTGAAGCTTTTGGGATACAAGAAGGAGGAGCTAGCAGCGAAG ATTGCAGCAGCATTAGAGGGAGAACCTATTCAGCCCGAGGAG CCCGCCCCTGCTCCTGCCCCCACCTCTGATCCTGAACCAGGGGTAGTGCCCATTCCCGCTCCCCAGCTCAACACGGAGCCTGAGGTCCTTCCTCCCGTGCCTGAGGCTGCTGCTGTTGAGCCCACCCCCGAACCGCCGCTTGAGCCCGCCCTCCAGCCCGAACCCGGACCCCAGCCAGAGCTTGCCCCCCCACCCAGCGGTGACCTTTCAGCTTCTGATCCTATGCCTGTCCTCCAATCGGAGCCTGTCCTTACTCTTGACCTCAGCGCAGAACCCCAGCTTCTTGCCCCTGTTGCTCCCGTTGCTCTCCTGCCAGAGTCTGACCCTACTCTGGCCCCTACTCTGGCCCCCCCAGCTCTGGCCCCCCCAGCTGACCTGCAGCAAGCACCCATGTTTGATCCCACTGCCTCCTTTACCCTCCAGCCTCCAACAGAGTTCAACCAAGTGAACTCACTGCCTGTATCTGAATTTGACCAG GTGGACTTAGAGGCTGTATCCGACCTCACCAACCTGCAGCCAGTACCCGGCTTCGACCCGACGTCAACAATTCCCAGTCTGCAGTCGGCAGTCCAGCTGGACCTGGCTCCTCCTGTCCCCACCTTGCAGCCTCTAGCAGACCCTGGACTCCCGCCTGAAGACGCATTTGACCTCATCGCTGCTACAAATCTCCAGCCAGCAGCGGAACTGGAACTCACACCTGCTCCGGAACCAGAAGCGGAAAATCCATTTGACCTCATCGCTGCTGCAAATCTCCAGCCAGCAGCGGAACTGGAACTCACACCTGCTCCGGAACCAGAAGCGGAAAATCCATTTGACCTCATCGCTGCTGCAAATCTCCAGCCAGCAGCGGAACTGGAACTCACACCTGCTCCGGAACCAGAAGCGGAAGATCCATTTGACCTCATCACTGCTGCAAACCTCCAGCAAGCAGCGGAACTGGAAGTGACAGGAGCTCTGGAACCATTGGCAGCAGAAGTAGACCTGACAGAGGCCCTTGGAGCTGAGACCATCACCCAGGAAGAGATGCCAGTAAATGAAGAGATTCCTCTGGAGGAG GAAGCGGCTCCACCAGTAGAGGCCAGCCTGCCAGGGGAGACCCCAGTCCCAGAGGGCATTAAACTCCGCGTCAGTCAAG GCGTGGATGGCCTGATCACCCAGGCCCTGCTGACGGGGGACTTCCAGGGCGCAGTGGACCTCTGTCTCCATGACAACCGCATGGCTGACAGCATCATCCTGGCCATCGCCGGAGGGGCGGAGCTTCTGGAGAAAACACAGAGGAAGTACTTCACCAAGACTCACAGCAAGATCACCAAG CTGATCAGTGCGGTGGTGATGGGGGACTGGCGTGACGTGCTGCAGACCTGTGAGCTGCAGAACTGGAAGGAGGCTCTGGCTGCAGTCATGACCTACGCTCAGCCCGGGGAGTTCTCCTCTCTGTGTG ACCTGCTGGGCTGCAGACTGGAGGCTGTGGAGGACAGCACGCTGCAGGCTCAGGCTTGTCTGTGTTACATCTGCGCTGGCAACGTGGAGAAACTGGTGTCCTGCTGGACCAGAGCACAGGACGGacactgccctctctctctgcag GACCTGGTCGAGAAGGTGGTGGTGCTCCGCAAGGCAGTAGAGCAGACCCAGGAGTCTGGTCCCTCTGCTGTGGGGCTTCTACTGGGAGAGAGGATGAGTCAGTATGCCAGCCTGCTGGCCTCGCAGGGCAGCCTCACCAACGCCATCGCATACCTGCCCCAGAACACAGAGCAG GTTGAGGTGCAGCAGCTGCGTGACCGTCTCAGCAGAGCTCTGGGTCAACAGGCTCCTGCTGCAGCCCCGGTAGCCCAACCCCAACTCCCATCCCCTCAGCCCACAGCTGCCCAGCCCAGGCAGCTCTTCACCCCTGCCCAGCCTTCTATGGTGTCCCAGCAGCCCGCTCCAGCCCCTGTGCCTGCCGCTGCCACCGCACCGCAACAGTATTACCAGCCG GTTCAGCCGACACCCCCCATGTATGGGATGCCTCCCTCTGGGTCAGCTGCTCCCCCAGCCTCCTCGTCTGCTGCGTACCCCCCCATGTACTCACATCAGTACCAGC CCTACCCTCCAGCCAGCCAGTACAACCGTGGCACTGGTGGCCCAGCTATCTATTCGCCTCTCCAGtactctgctcctcctcctccttccttctcttcctcctcaccccaAGCCCCAGCTCCAGGCTTCATGCCCCAATACACCCAACAACCCCTTTACCCACCTCCTTCCATGGGCCAGCCTGTGTCCTCcgctcctcctttctctcctcctccgctGTCATCTGGAGCGTCTTTCCAACATGGCGGACCGGGGTCACCCGCCTCGTACATGCCGCCGCTCCCACCAACCGGATCCTCAG AGGGATATAATCCAGACACTACCTGTTTCATGGAAGGTGAAG GCCCTCAGAATGGCTGGAACGACCCGCCTACCCTGAACAGAGTGCCAAAGAAGAAGAAG GTTCCAGAGAACTACACGCCTCCTTCCCCCATCACGGCCCCCATCTTTTCTCCCCTCGGTGCCGGGGACCCCCAGCAGCCCCCTTATATGCCTCCAGGCCAGGCCCAGAACCAGGCCCCCTACCAGGGCATGCAGCAGCAGACGGCCCCCCCACCCATGAACCCTGGCATGCTCAAGACACGTGGAGGAAGTGTGGAGGGAGCGCCCGGAGCCCCGACCGGAGATATCATACAG CCGCTGCAGTCCATCCCTGCTGAGAAGATCACCATGAAGCCCATCCCTGATGAGCACCTGGTCCTGAAAAACACCTTTGAGGGCCTCATCCACAAGTGCTTGGCTGCTGCCACCGATCCT CAAACCAAGAGGAAGCTGGATGACGCCAACAAACGCCTTGAGGCCCTCTACGACAAGCTACGAGAGCAGACC CTCTCCCCAGCCATCATAGGGGGCCTGCACAACATGGTGCAGTGCATCGAGTCTCGATCCTACGTGGAGAGCCTcaacatccacacacacatagTGAGCAGCAGCAACTTCAGCGAGACGTCTGCTTTCATGCCTGTGCTCAAGGTGGTGCTGACACAAGCCAACAAACTGGGGGTCTGA